In a genomic window of Melitaea cinxia chromosome 2, ilMelCinx1.1, whole genome shotgun sequence:
- the LOC123660120 gene encoding ribonuclease H2 subunit B produces MSTRSKKKLSPADTKESQVIKKRVENSWILLAKESLLNNTSFSIITLPHPAHGGPAKYCLNDSDHKIYEIVTFKEPYRSWFIEDTVKSDGSLLMTTPIDPLFLVLPRLREQCSNRAIPLEDLLSEKGFDKILDFVVNLDRIADLKGPADIKAYKYNEEKTLNWLESKVHKLADFLKKKNIHVTAGAVSATFVSSSVNNDTIDEEFYLKYASGIISEYLQDDVIEKLEKRFDFKTELIEYVGNKRKSEVESSETNKRIKHENNGDSEDIKVPVNNQAPETKKPKTLTAKEKARQKAASGTKTISSFFCKK; encoded by the exons ATGTCTACTAGATCTAAAAAGAAATTATCACCTGCTGATACAAAAGAATCACAAGTTATTAAAAAACGAGTGGAAAACTCATGGATTCTTTTAGCAAAGG aATCATTACTCAATAACACCAGTTTTAGTATAATAACTCTGCCTCATCCTGCCCATGGTGGTCCTGCAAAGTATTGTTTAAATGACTCTGACCACAAGATTTATGAAATTGTAACATTCAAAGAACCTTATCGATCTTGGTTTATAGAAGATACTGTCAAATCTGATGGGAGCTTGTTGATGACCACTCCGATAGATCCATTATTTTTAG TGTTACCTAGATTACGGGAACAATGCAGCAATAGAGCAATTCCATTAGAAGATTTACTGTCTGAGAAGGGCTTTGATAAAATTCTTGACTTTGTTGTAAACCTAGATAGGATTGCTGATTTAAAG GGTCCAGCTGACATTAAAgcctataaatataatgaagaaAAGACTTTAAACTGGTTAGAAAGTAAAGTCCATAAACTAGcagattttttaaagaaaaaaaacatacatgtCACAGCTGGTGCTGTATCTGCAACATTTGTGTCAAGTAGTGTTAACAACGACACTATTGATGAAG aattttatcTTAAATACGCCAGTGGAATTATATCTGAGTATCTTCAAGATGATGTCATAGAGAAATTAGAAAAGCGGTTTGATTTCAAAACAGAACTAATAGAATATGTTGGTAATAAAAGGAAATCCGAGGTCGAAAGTAGTGAGACAAATAAAAGGATTAAACATGAAAACAATGGCGATTCTGAAGATATCAAAGTTCCTGTTAACAATCAAGCACCGGAAACAAAGAAGCCTAAAACATTAACAGCAAAAGAAAAAGCGAGACAAAAAGCTGCTAGTGGAACTAAAACAATATCTTCTTTCTTTTGTAAAAAGTAA